One window of Aliarcobacter lanthieri genomic DNA carries:
- a CDS encoding alpha/beta fold hydrolase — MKKEKIYFIPGLMTDIRLWKRVIPLLENKFDIVHTAIPNSTDFDEIVNILNKEFKEEKINILGFSLGGYIASYFTCKFPNKVARLFTVSATPGTTSKEELARRELKIEAFKNSDEFGLDRKKAISLVEVQNQNDDDLLQTIIDMFNDLGKEVFLTQLASTFNRIDLFENLRNLNIPIYMFYSNDDRLLDQISLKKLENEKHNINLLKRFGTSHNIPLEFPEDLAKHISKWIEE, encoded by the coding sequence ATGAAAAAAGAAAAAATATATTTTATTCCAGGACTTATGACTGATATTAGACTTTGGAAAAGAGTAATACCACTTTTGGAAAATAAGTTTGATATAGTTCATACAGCTATTCCAAATTCTACAGATTTTGATGAAATTGTAAATATATTAAATAAAGAATTTAAAGAAGAGAAAATAAATATTTTAGGATTTTCATTAGGAGGTTATATAGCTTCATATTTTACTTGTAAATTTCCAAATAAAGTTGCTAGATTGTTTACAGTTTCAGCAACTCCAGGAACTACTTCAAAAGAAGAATTAGCAAGAAGAGAGTTAAAAATAGAAGCTTTTAAAAACTCTGATGAATTTGGATTAGATAGAAAAAAAGCTATTAGTTTAGTGGAAGTTCAAAATCAAAATGATGATGATTTACTTCAAACTATTATAGATATGTTTAATGATTTAGGTAAAGAAGTATTTTTAACTCAACTAGCAAGTACTTTTAATAGAATTGATTTATTTGAAAATTTAAGAAATTTAAATATTCCAATCTATATGTTTTATAGTAATGATGATAGGTTATTAGATCAAATAAGCTTAAAAAAGCTAGAAAATGAGAAACACAATATAAATCTATTAAAAAGATTTGGAACAAGCCATAATATACCTTTAGAGTTTCCAGAAGATTTAGCAAAGCACATCTCAAAATGGATAGAAGAATAA
- a CDS encoding NAD-dependent epimerase/dehydratase family protein, giving the protein MKNILVTGSLGFIASHLIEELFKDENNYIVGIDNFYSGTKENLDFIRSIDNKNKFEFIEADIRNFEQINRIIRGKNIEQIYHLAAIVSVQESIQNPLLSNEVNVKGTLNILESARLNSVKRVVFSSSAAVYGDDPTQPKNENSILKPISPYGYEKLMGEQYMKLYSELYGLETVSLRYFNVYGERQSATNDYSGVISIFEKKFKDNEKPNIYGDGEQYRDFVYVKDVVKANIKAMNTPNISGEVFCVGTSKKVSINDLVSILNYKYSKNIKANYLEDRNGDIKESICDNKKIKKYLEINEFIEFDQGIKKL; this is encoded by the coding sequence ATGAAAAATATTTTAGTAACTGGTTCTCTAGGATTTATAGCCTCACATTTGATAGAAGAACTTTTTAAAGATGAAAACAATTATATTGTGGGGATAGATAATTTTTATAGTGGTACTAAAGAAAATTTAGATTTTATAAGATCTATAGATAATAAAAATAAATTTGAATTTATAGAAGCAGATATTAGAAATTTTGAACAAATTAATAGAATTATCAGAGGAAAGAATATAGAACAAATTTATCATCTTGCTGCTATTGTATCTGTACAAGAATCAATACAAAATCCTCTTTTATCAAATGAAGTAAATGTAAAAGGTACATTAAATATTTTAGAATCAGCAAGATTAAATAGTGTGAAAAGAGTTGTTTTTTCAAGTAGTGCTGCTGTTTATGGAGATGATCCAACTCAGCCCAAAAATGAAAATTCTATACTTAAACCAATTTCACCTTATGGATATGAAAAACTTATGGGTGAGCAGTATATGAAATTATATAGTGAACTTTATGGTTTAGAAACAGTTTCTTTAAGGTATTTTAATGTTTATGGTGAAAGGCAAAGTGCTACAAATGATTATAGTGGTGTAATCTCTATTTTTGAAAAAAAGTTTAAAGATAATGAAAAACCAAATATTTATGGAGATGGTGAACAGTATAGAGATTTTGTATATGTAAAAGATGTAGTGAAAGCAAATATAAAAGCTATGAATACTCCAAATATTTCAGGAGAAGTTTTTTGTGTAGGAACATCTAAAAAGGTATCAATAAATGATTTAGTAAGTATATTGAATTATAAATATTCTAAAAATATAAAAGCTAACTATTTAGAAGATAGAAATGGAGATATAAAAGAATCTATTTGTGATAATAAAAAAATAAAAAAATATTTAGAAATAAATGAATTTATTGAGTTTGATCAAGGAATTAAAAAATTATGA
- a CDS encoding acyltransferase family protein: protein MNKSYRKELDGLRAIAVLSVIIYHAELTFHGFSLLPGGFLGVDIFFVLSGFLITGILIDNIVRQHLDGLNVTYVDLNEKMCKDGKCLTFNKNGALYNDGSHLSYYGAQLFIDDIIKVLK from the coding sequence ATGAATAAATCTTATAGAAAAGAACTTGATGGATTAAGGGCAATTGCAGTTTTATCTGTAATTATTTATCATGCTGAATTGACATTTCATGGGTTTTCATTATTACCAGGTGGTTTTTTAGGTGTAGATATATTTTTTGTATTATCTGGATTTTTAATTACGGGTATTTTAATTGATAATATAGTAAGACAACACCTTGATGGATTAAATGTAACATATGTAGATTTGAATGAAAAAATGTGTAAAGATGGTAAGTGTCTTACCTTTAATAAAAATGGTGCTTTATATAATGACGGTTCACATTTATCATATTATGGTGCTCAATTATTTATTGATGACATTATAAAAGTTTTAAAATAA
- a CDS encoding NAD-dependent epimerase/dehydratase family protein → MLKNLLISGVNGYLGSGFIKQYKSKYKFKSFSLLNQKMEDINFENIDKVLHCAALVHQKVEHPHEKYHEVNVEYPVKLAKLAKQNGVKQFVFISTIAVYGEDKEKLDENTVCNPITPYGKSKLEAEKQLLELNDDSFIVSIIRPPMIYGKNAPGNIDSLVKLVKKVSIIPLGKIKNKRSFISIQNLLHIIDEVITQEKKGIFLASDDEPLSTSRLIELIARNLGKKIYLIKIPFFERLLKLVKPSFHKRLYGSLEVDNTITKEKLNLKNPYSTEDGIRLMIEGEKI, encoded by the coding sequence ATGCTTAAAAATCTTTTAATTTCAGGAGTTAATGGATACCTTGGGAGTGGGTTTATAAAGCAATACAAAAGTAAATATAAATTTAAAAGTTTCTCATTATTAAATCAAAAAATGGAAGATATTAATTTTGAAAATATTGATAAAGTTTTACACTGTGCTGCACTAGTTCATCAAAAAGTAGAACATCCTCATGAAAAATATCATGAAGTAAATGTAGAGTATCCAGTAAAACTTGCAAAACTAGCAAAACAAAATGGAGTGAAACAATTTGTTTTTATAAGTACTATTGCAGTTTATGGAGAAGATAAAGAAAAATTAGATGAAAATACAGTTTGCAATCCAATCACACCTTATGGAAAAAGTAAACTAGAAGCTGAAAAGCAATTATTAGAATTAAATGATGATAGTTTTATAGTAAGTATTATAAGACCTCCTATGATTTATGGTAAGAATGCTCCAGGGAATATAGATAGTTTAGTAAAACTTGTAAAAAAAGTATCTATTATTCCACTTGGAAAAATAAAAAATAAAAGAAGTTTTATATCTATACAAAATCTTTTACATATTATAGATGAAGTTATAACTCAAGAAAAAAAAGGAATATTTTTAGCTTCAGATGATGAACCACTTAGTACTTCAAGACTTATAGAACTAATAGCAAGAAATTTAGGTAAAAAAATATATTTAATAAAAATTCCATTTTTTGAACGTTTATTAAAGCTTGTAAAACCATCATTTCATAAAAGACTTTATGGAAGTTTGGAAGTAGACAATACTATCACAAAAGAAAAATTAAATCTTAAAAATCCATATAGTACAGAAGATGGAATAAGATTGATGATAGAAGGAGAAAAGATTTGA
- the rfbC gene encoding dTDP-4-dehydrorhamnose 3,5-epimerase, which translates to MNYKILEIPELILCEPNVHEDNRGFVFESFKKGSFNNFLGFNVDFCQDNISYSKYGVIRGLHTNTLDYAQSKFVSVLKGKILDVAVDFRIGSPTFGKFISIELNSKENKQLFIPKGFLHGFSVLSEDALVMIKIDRYFAQGESIGVRYDDRDLNIDWKVEKKSIIISEADKQLSNFKDVNSPFIYGKNYY; encoded by the coding sequence ATGAACTATAAAATACTTGAAATTCCAGAGCTTATTCTTTGTGAACCAAACGTTCATGAAGACAATCGTGGTTTTGTTTTTGAATCATTTAAAAAAGGGAGTTTTAATAACTTTTTAGGATTTAATGTAGATTTTTGTCAAGATAATATTTCTTATAGTAAATATGGAGTTATAAGAGGACTTCACACAAATACTTTAGATTATGCTCAATCAAAATTTGTAAGTGTGCTAAAAGGTAAAATTTTAGATGTTGCAGTTGATTTTAGAATTGGAAGTCCAACTTTTGGTAAATTTATAAGTATAGAGTTAAATAGTAAAGAAAATAAACAACTTTTTATTCCTAAAGGTTTTTTACATGGATTTTCAGTTTTAAGTGAAGATGCTTTAGTTATGATAAAAATTGATAGATATTTTGCACAAGGCGAGAGTATTGGAGTAAGATATGATGATAGAGACTTAAATATAGACTGGAAAGTTGAAAAAAAATCAATTATTATTTCTGAAGCTGATAAACAATTATCAAATTTTAAAGATGTAAACTCACCATTTATTTATGGTAAAAATTATTATTAG
- a CDS encoding glycosyltransferase, with protein sequence MKNILFMVTKSQNGGAQKWTKEQIEICTNDFNCFLATDEDGWLSLNVQVQDKFLNKLIYKRFSFSYLLLLNKFIKYNNINLIIASSANAGIYSRLIKLLNKKIKVIYVSHGWSSIYNGGKLAFLYTFIERQLSKISDSILCISKKDFQNAKDIIKINDNKLKWITNKIYSIKNREILKKQNEKIKLLTVARLETPKRVDLLIEATKSLDNLELHIVGDGSQRNYLESIKHKNVIFYGEIDGFNDFKNYDIFALISDSEGLPLSALEAMSSKLPIILSDVGGCFELIDENGILVKNDIDEINRAIVNCILNKKIFANNSIELFNNIYNLELNKHIYFDYYKEIINA encoded by the coding sequence ATGAAAAATATTTTATTTATGGTGACAAAATCCCAAAATGGTGGAGCTCAAAAATGGACAAAAGAACAAATTGAAATCTGTACAAATGATTTTAATTGTTTTTTAGCAACTGATGAAGATGGATGGCTTTCCCTAAATGTGCAAGTTCAAGATAAATTTTTAAATAAATTAATATATAAAAGATTTTCTTTTTCTTATTTATTGCTTTTAAACAAATTTATAAAATATAATAATATAAATTTAATAATTGCAAGTTCTGCAAATGCAGGAATTTATTCAAGATTAATTAAATTATTAAATAAAAAAATAAAAGTTATATATGTAAGTCATGGTTGGTCTTCTATTTATAATGGGGGGAAATTAGCTTTTCTATATACTTTTATTGAAAGACAACTTTCAAAAATTAGTGATTCAATTCTTTGTATCTCAAAAAAAGATTTTCAGAATGCAAAAGATATTATAAAAATCAATGATAATAAATTAAAGTGGATCACGAATAAAATATATTCTATAAAAAATAGAGAAATTTTAAAAAAACAAAATGAAAAAATAAAGTTATTAACTGTTGCTAGATTAGAAACTCCTAAAAGAGTTGATTTATTAATAGAAGCAACAAAATCTTTAGATAATCTTGAGTTACATATTGTAGGTGATGGTTCACAAAGAAATTATTTGGAGTCAATAAAACATAAAAATGTAATTTTTTATGGAGAAATAGATGGATTTAATGATTTTAAAAATTATGATATTTTTGCTTTGATTTCAGATAGTGAAGGTTTGCCATTATCTGCTTTAGAAGCTATGAGTTCAAAATTACCAATTATTTTGAGTGATGTTGGAGGATGTTTTGAACTTATTGATGAAAATGGAATTTTGGTTAAGAATGATATTGATGAAATAAATAGAGCAATAGTTAATTGTATTTTAAATAAAAAGATATTTGCAAATAACTCAATCGAATTATTTAACAATATATATAATTTAGAACTTAACAAACATATTTATTTTGATTATTATAAGGAAATAATAAATGCTTAA
- a CDS encoding MraY family glycosyltransferase, translating to MIKKSLVASVNERSSHTIPTPHGGGIALAITWFIGLFYLYFSNQIDINLFYALLFGAVISIVSFFDDIYELSPKLRLLVQAIVAIGGLYFLGGFETLTLGILDIQNLIFTNIFAFFLIIWFINLYNFLDGINGYAGSESIFLALAGFILFSGNHFLVLAVAVLGFLYWNWNKAKIFMGDVGSTLLGYNIAIFTIYYANQEPTNFWIWIILFGIYWFDATLTLIRRKLNKEKLSQAHKKHAYQRLTQSGWSHYKVTNYSIGLNLVLFSIVYFISNIFIAFIISLIILALSMKFVDNKKRFE from the coding sequence ATGATAAAAAAATCACTTGTCGCAAGTGTAAATGAAAGAAGTTCTCACACAATTCCAACTCCTCATGGTGGAGGAATAGCACTTGCTATTACTTGGTTTATAGGATTGTTTTATCTTTATTTTTCAAATCAAATAGATATAAATCTATTTTATGCTTTACTTTTTGGAGCAGTTATTTCCATAGTTAGTTTTTTTGATGATATTTATGAACTAAGTCCAAAATTAAGACTTTTAGTTCAAGCTATTGTTGCTATTGGAGGATTGTATTTTTTAGGTGGATTTGAAACTTTAACTTTAGGTATTCTTGATATACAAAATCTAATTTTTACAAATATTTTTGCTTTTTTTCTTATCATTTGGTTTATAAATCTTTATAACTTTTTAGATGGGATAAATGGTTATGCTGGAAGCGAGTCGATTTTTTTAGCTCTTGCTGGATTTATTTTATTTAGTGGAAATCACTTCTTAGTTTTAGCTGTTGCAGTTTTAGGATTTTTATATTGGAATTGGAATAAGGCTAAAATATTTATGGGAGATGTTGGAAGTACACTTTTAGGATATAATATAGCTATTTTTACTATATATTATGCAAATCAAGAACCAACAAATTTTTGGATCTGGATTATTCTATTTGGTATTTACTGGTTTGATGCAACTTTAACATTGATAAGAAGAAAACTAAATAAAGAAAAATTATCACAAGCACATAAAAAACATGCTTATCAAAGATTAACTCAAAGTGGTTGGAGTCACTATAAAGTTACAAATTATTCTATAGGATTAAATTTAGTTCTATTTTCTATAGTTTATTTTATATCAAATATTTTTATAGCTTTTATAATATCTTTAATAATTTTAGCTTTAAGTATGAAATTTGTAGATAATAAAAAAAGATTTGAATAA
- a CDS encoding YgaP-like transmembrane domain has protein sequence MNKFDKIRAFCRPFRVILGIVLIAVGFFTGIIWFYLGIIPLVVGLIDFCPVCIISKKCTPKFKE, from the coding sequence ATGAATAAATTTGATAAAATTAGAGCATTTTGTAGACCATTTAGAGTAATTTTAGGAATTGTTTTAATTGCAGTTGGTTTTTTTACAGGGATTATATGGTTTTATTTAGGGATTATTCCGTTAGTTGTGGGGCTTATAGATTTTTGTCCAGTATGTATTATAAGTAAAAAATGTACACCAAAATTTAAAGAGTAA
- a CDS encoding M99 family carboxypeptidase catalytic domain-containing protein, translating into MRFLFIILFLISNIYAVSNKDFTLYKKEGTDKNHTLLIIGGIHGDEPGGYFAPAFLEKYYNIKKGSLWIAPSVNIDSMIANQRGIYKDMNRKFSTISQDDPDLKNVQKIKDLILDKQVDLVLNLHDGHGFYRQTYENAIFNPRAWGQATIIDQEKIHSLEKFGNLDEIASTVISRLNDNKLFKDYHYFGVKNTETQYKDEQQQLSLTFFAVTNNKPAFAIETSKNITDLTEKVVYQLKSIEEFMNIMDIEFERNFDLNNYEEVKKLIFDFGTVNINNNIKLDLNDIRKILRFVPMKKNDNNLEFEHSLANVKFVNGSYHIYVGNILVTTLSPQYFDLKSSNEDIKVEVDGEIVDTKFTNTIEVKNNFKILKSNFRVNVIGFSKHGIDSEDEILLKRSDIVDSFSIDNNKQTYRVEFYDGNNFSGMIIIKFKE; encoded by the coding sequence ATGAGATTTCTTTTTATTATTCTATTTTTAATATCAAATATTTATGCTGTAAGTAATAAAGATTTTACTCTTTATAAAAAAGAAGGAACTGATAAAAATCACACTCTTTTAATAATTGGGGGAATTCATGGTGATGAACCAGGTGGTTACTTTGCACCTGCATTTTTAGAAAAATATTACAATATAAAAAAAGGTAGTCTTTGGATAGCACCTAGTGTAAACATAGATAGTATGATTGCAAATCAAAGAGGTATCTATAAAGATATGAATAGAAAGTTTAGTACAATTTCACAAGATGATCCTGACTTAAAAAATGTTCAAAAAATAAAAGATTTAATCTTAGATAAGCAAGTTGATTTAGTATTAAATTTACACGATGGGCATGGGTTTTATAGACAAACTTATGAAAATGCAATCTTCAATCCAAGAGCATGGGGACAAGCTACAATAATTGATCAAGAAAAGATACATTCATTAGAAAAATTTGGAAACTTAGATGAGATAGCTTCAACTGTTATATCAAGACTAAATGATAATAAACTTTTTAAAGATTATCACTATTTTGGTGTTAAAAATACTGAAACACAATACAAAGATGAACAACAACAACTATCTTTGACTTTTTTTGCAGTTACAAATAATAAACCAGCATTTGCTATAGAAACAAGTAAAAATATCACTGATTTGACAGAAAAAGTAGTTTATCAACTAAAATCTATTGAAGAATTCATGAATATTATGGATATAGAATTTGAGAGAAATTTTGATTTAAATAACTATGAAGAAGTAAAAAAACTAATTTTTGATTTTGGAACAGTAAATATTAATAACAATATAAAACTTGATTTAAATGATATTAGAAAAATTCTAAGATTTGTTCCTATGAAGAAAAATGACAATAATCTTGAATTTGAACACTCTTTAGCAAATGTAAAATTTGTAAATGGCTCATATCATATTTATGTAGGCAATATACTAGTTACTACACTTTCTCCACAATATTTTGATTTAAAAAGTTCAAATGAAGATATAAAAGTTGAAGTTGATGGTGAAATAGTTGATACTAAATTTACAAATACTATTGAAGTAAAAAATAATTTTAAAATATTAAAAAGTAATTTTAGAGTAAATGTTATAGGATTTAGTAAACATGGAATTGATAGTGAAGATGAAATTTTATTAAAAAGATCAGATATAGTTGACAGTTTTTCTATAGACAACAATAAACAAACTTATAGAGTTGAATTCTACGATGGTAATAACTTTAGTGGAATGATTATTATAAAATTTAAAGAGTAA
- a CDS encoding FAD-dependent oxidoreductase → MKYDVIIIGAGAAGFGCALNLGSANDKFDWAKDRKYLILDDNKSDLNVGKYCNVAGVEFGINGVDLLVKLKEQIKNYSSIELKEEKATKIVKNGNSFTVSTENNTFEAEIVVLATGLHKFDIEVDGVVVKDNIFVPKPNLIYLENKNNIIAPNLYVAGLASGVPTMFACASGDGTKVACDIFTQWSGKVAVVHDVKS, encoded by the coding sequence ATGAAATATGATGTAATTATTATTGGAGCTGGTGCTGCTGGATTTGGTTGTGCTCTAAATTTAGGTAGTGCAAATGATAAGTTTGATTGGGCAAAAGATAGAAAGTATCTAATTTTAGATGACAATAAAAGTGATTTAAATGTTGGAAAATATTGTAATGTTGCTGGTGTTGAGTTTGGTATAAATGGTGTTGATTTATTAGTTAAATTAAAAGAGCAAATTAAAAACTATTCTTCTATTGAACTAAAAGAAGAAAAAGCTACAAAAATAGTAAAAAATGGTAATAGTTTTACAGTATCAACAGAAAACAATACTTTTGAAGCTGAAATAGTAGTACTTGCTACAGGTTTACATAAATTTGATATTGAGGTTGATGGTGTTGTTGTGAAAGATAATATTTTTGTTCCAAAACCAAATCTAATTTATTTAGAAAATAAAAACAATATTATTGCACCAAATTTATATGTAGCAGGACTTGCTAGTGGAGTTCCTACAATGTTTGCTTGCGCAAGTGGTGATGGGACAAAAGTTGCTTGCGATATTTTTACTCAATGGAGTGGAAAAGTTGCTGTTGTTCACGATGTAAAATCATAA
- the pglF gene encoding UDP-N-acetylglucosamine 4,6-dehydratase (configuration-retaining) encodes MNYLGDKRFLGIVVNICISIFSLYLVTFLIHKEVLLIALGTIIITRIIFSFLLFDDYKLSWSKASTKTGLMKIILAVISFTIYTPILYYFYNISFNILFIDLIFYTFITNILVYVYKYYHSIKGNKKTKRLVIYGAGKAGLQLQREFLNSEYKLVCFIDDDEILHHRSIDAISIYSKEKYDSHFENEKFDLMIIAMPSASQEQIKIIYESMQSKFDKIKILPSMNNILKKEEFTKQLKDIGVEDLLARYPKDLDKNAIQNFIKDKVVLITGAGGSIGSEIARQCKAYGAKQLLLVEHSEFNLYSIIEELRDKNVIPLMQSVRDLKTLEKTFDKYKPQIVIHAAAYKHVPLVEHNILEGITNNIIGTKNCIDLSIKYDVKKFVLISTDKAVRPTNVMGTTKRICELYAQNVESKNTEIVAVRFGNVLGSSGSVIPKFKSQIEKGGPITVTHPDITRYFMLIPEACELVLQAASIGKGGEIFILDMGEPIKIVDLAKKMIELSGRSEIKIEFCGLRVGEKLYEELLINDSDTKTQYESITVASPTKFDINELNKKIDELIVCEDKLEKLKEIVPEFEHKLNS; translated from the coding sequence ATGAATTATTTAGGGGATAAAAGATTCTTAGGAATTGTAGTAAATATTTGTATATCTATATTTTCTTTATATTTAGTGACTTTTTTAATACACAAAGAAGTATTATTAATAGCTTTAGGTACGATAATTATAACTAGGATTATATTTTCATTCTTACTTTTTGATGACTATAAACTTTCTTGGTCAAAAGCTTCTACAAAAACAGGATTGATGAAAATCATTCTAGCAGTGATTAGTTTTACCATATATACTCCTATTTTATACTATTTTTATAATATTTCTTTTAATATTTTATTTATTGATTTGATTTTTTATACATTTATTACAAATATTTTAGTATATGTTTATAAATATTATCACTCTATAAAAGGAAATAAAAAAACAAAAAGATTAGTTATATATGGAGCAGGAAAAGCTGGACTTCAACTTCAAAGAGAGTTTTTAAATAGTGAATATAAATTGGTTTGTTTTATAGATGATGATGAGATATTACACCATAGAAGTATAGATGCTATTTCTATATACTCAAAAGAGAAATATGATTCTCATTTTGAAAATGAAAAATTTGATTTGATGATTATTGCTATGCCATCAGCATCTCAAGAACAAATTAAAATAATATATGAATCGATGCAAAGTAAATTTGACAAAATTAAGATTTTACCTTCAATGAATAATATTCTAAAAAAGGAAGAGTTTACAAAGCAGCTTAAAGATATTGGTGTTGAAGATTTATTAGCAAGATATCCAAAAGATTTAGACAAGAATGCTATTCAAAATTTCATAAAAGATAAAGTAGTTCTTATAACTGGAGCTGGTGGAAGTATAGGAAGTGAAATAGCAAGACAATGTAAAGCTTATGGTGCAAAACAATTATTACTTGTAGAACATAGTGAATTTAATCTTTATTCTATCATTGAAGAATTAAGAGATAAAAATGTCATTCCTCTTATGCAAAGTGTTAGAGACTTAAAAACTTTAGAAAAAACTTTTGACAAATATAAACCACAAATAGTTATTCATGCAGCTGCATATAAACATGTACCTTTAGTTGAACACAATATACTAGAAGGTATTACAAATAATATAATTGGGACAAAGAATTGTATAGATTTATCTATAAAATATGATGTTAAGAAATTTGTTCTTATATCAACAGATAAAGCTGTTCGTCCTACAAATGTTATGGGTACAACAAAAAGAATTTGTGAACTTTATGCTCAAAATGTAGAATCAAAAAATACTGAGATTGTAGCAGTTAGATTTGGAAATGTTTTAGGTAGTAGCGGAAGTGTTATCCCAAAATTTAAATCTCAAATAGAAAAAGGTGGACCAATAACTGTAACTCATCCAGACATAACAAGATATTTTATGCTTATTCCAGAAGCTTGTGAACTTGTACTTCAAGCTGCAAGTATTGGAAAAGGTGGAGAAATATTTATTTTAGACATGGGAGAACCTATAAAAATAGTTGATTTAGCTAAAAAGATGATTGAATTAAGTGGAAGAAGTGAGATTAAAATAGAGTTTTGTGGATTACGAGTAGGGGAAAAATTATATGAAGAACTACTTATAAATGACAGTGATACGAAAACACAATATGAATCTATTACTGTTGCAAGTCCTACAAAATTTGATATAAATGAATTAAATAAAAAAATAGATGAATTAATTGTTTGTGAAGATAAATTAGAAAAACTAAAAGAGATTGTTCCAGAGTTTGAACATAAATTGAATTCTTGA